The following coding sequences lie in one Bacteroidota bacterium genomic window:
- the groEL gene encoding chaperonin GroEL (60 kDa chaperone family; promotes refolding of misfolded polypeptides especially under stressful conditions; forms two stacked rings of heptamers to form a barrel-shaped 14mer; ends can be capped by GroES; misfolded proteins enter the barrel where they are refolded when GroES binds; many bacteria have multiple copies of the groEL gene which are active under different environmental conditions; the B.japonicum protein in this cluster is expressed constitutively; in Rhodobacter, Corynebacterium and Rhizobium this protein is essential for growth), which produces SDLSYLGEAEKVTIDKENTTIVSGKGKKEDIEGRVKQIKAQIEVTTSDYDKEKLQERLAKLAGGVAVIYVGAASEVEMKEKKDRFDDALNATRAAIEEGIIPGGGVAYLRAVPELDNIETENEDEEIGIAIIKRALEEPMRQIVENAGLEGSVIVQKVREGKDDFGFNARTEEYEYLFESGVIDPTKVARVALENAASIAGMLLTTECVLADHKEEKESGGMPGGPGMGGGMPGMY; this is translated from the coding sequence CTCCGACCTAAGCTACCTCGGTGAAGCTGAAAAGGTAACCATCGACAAGGAAAACACAACCATCGTCAGCGGTAAAGGTAAAAAAGAAGATATCGAAGGCAGGGTAAAACAAATTAAAGCCCAGATTGAAGTCACTACCTCCGACTACGATAAGGAAAAACTTCAGGAAAGACTTGCTAAACTTGCCGGTGGTGTTGCCGTTATCTACGTTGGAGCTGCCAGTGAAGTCGAAATGAAGGAAAAGAAAGACAGGTTCGATGACGCCCTCAACGCAACTCGCGCAGCCATTGAAGAAGGTATTATCCCCGGTGGCGGTGTTGCTTACCTGAGAGCCGTTCCTGAACTCGACAACATTGAGACAGAAAACGAAGACGAAGAAATCGGTATCGCAATTATTAAAAGAGCTCTGGAAGAACCTATGCGCCAAATAGTGGAAAATGCCGGACTCGAAGGCTCCGTCATTGTTCAGAAAGTCAGGGAAGGTAAAGACGACTTCGGCTTTAACGCCAGAACCGAAGAATATGAATACCTCTTCGAATCCGGTGTGATCGACCCAACCAAAGTTGCCCGCGTTGCCCTGGAAAACGCAGCTTCTATTGCAGGTATGTTACTTACTACCGAATGTGTACTCGCCGACCATAAAGAAGAAAAGGAAAGCGGTGGTATGCCCGGTGGCCCCGGAATGGGCGGCGGAATGCCAGGAATGTATTAA
- a CDS encoding DUF4468 domain-containing protein, whose translation MTKLKLNTILILFAMLPALQLFSQQDSIPPPTPANIPIDEASGLIVYQEVVSEPGTKSVLFNRASEWLHQFFANPVHVTKVRDASSGIIKGRHQFELFRTDKDGNKIHAGMVLYSFKIEARDERYRYTVDELLLRQQSRYPIEKWLDKNDPNYNPQWEEYLQQIDNYVRNVFAASLKEAMKPKKEYQEEEW comes from the coding sequence ATGACAAAATTAAAGCTTAACACAATTCTTATCCTGTTTGCCATGTTACCGGCTTTACAACTTTTCTCCCAACAAGACAGCATCCCACCTCCCACTCCTGCTAATATTCCGATTGATGAAGCAAGCGGACTGATCGTTTATCAGGAAGTGGTCTCAGAACCCGGTACCAAATCTGTTCTGTTTAACCGGGCCAGTGAATGGCTGCACCAGTTCTTTGCCAATCCTGTCCATGTTACCAAAGTAAGAGACGCATCCAGCGGTATTATCAAAGGCCGGCATCAGTTCGAATTATTCAGAACCGATAAAGACGGAAATAAAATCCATGCCGGTATGGTCCTGTATTCCTTTAAAATAGAGGCCCGGGACGAACGATACCGCTATACGGTCGATGAACTGCTCCTGCGCCAGCAATCACGATATCCTATCGAAAAATGGCTCGATAAAAATGACCCAAATTATAATCCCCAATGGGAGGAATACCTGCAGCAAATCGATAATTACGTTAGAAATGTTTTCGCTGCAAGCCTTAAAGAAGCCATGAAACCTAAAAAAGAATACCAGGAAGAAGAATGGTAA
- a CDS encoding hydroxymethylglutaryl-CoA reductase, degradative has translation MQRVQVIKGFSKLFKEDKLKQVTSYFENPGEAEQILKSFWHQNPSVQNLLDEFSENSISNFNFPYGIAPNFLINDTLYLIPMVIEESSVVAAAASSAKFWAEHGGFHAKVIAVKKIGQVHFIWEGNKEKLIAAMPRLREEMIKGTRHLTANMEKRGGGILDIDLVDMTHEIDNYYQIKASFNTVDSMGANFINTILEEFAGILTRFIARQDNFESHEKYCEIIMSILSNYTPECLVKTYVECEIDAFKNCDENLSAERFAWKFEKAVQIAHADVHRATTHNKGVFNGIDAVILATGNDFRAIEAGGHTYAARNGKYASLTDIKIENNRFHYSLTIPMALGTVGGLTGLHPLAKFSLGLLNNPDAEQLMMIAASVGLANNFGAVKSLITKGIQIGHMRMHLYNILNHIGVSPQEKNKAVEYFKDKKVSFSSVNELIANLRSN, from the coding sequence ATGCAAAGAGTACAAGTCATAAAAGGTTTCTCAAAATTATTCAAAGAAGACAAACTGAAGCAGGTTACAAGCTATTTTGAAAATCCGGGAGAGGCTGAACAAATCCTGAAGTCATTCTGGCATCAGAACCCCTCTGTTCAAAACCTCCTGGACGAATTCAGCGAAAACAGTATCTCTAATTTCAACTTCCCCTATGGCATAGCACCGAATTTTCTGATCAACGATACCTTATACCTTATTCCCATGGTGATCGAGGAAAGTTCTGTGGTTGCTGCAGCAGCAAGCAGTGCCAAATTCTGGGCCGAGCATGGAGGGTTTCATGCCAAAGTTATCGCAGTTAAGAAAATAGGACAAGTGCATTTTATCTGGGAAGGTAATAAAGAAAAACTGATTGCAGCTATGCCTCGGTTACGTGAAGAAATGATTAAAGGAACGAGGCACCTCACAGCCAATATGGAAAAGCGTGGCGGAGGGATCCTGGATATTGATTTGGTGGATATGACCCATGAAATTGATAACTATTACCAGATCAAAGCATCTTTCAATACCGTGGATTCCATGGGTGCCAATTTCATCAATACCATCCTGGAAGAATTTGCCGGTATCCTGACAAGATTTATCGCCCGTCAGGACAACTTCGAAAGCCACGAAAAGTATTGCGAAATTATCATGTCGATACTCTCAAATTATACTCCTGAATGTCTGGTAAAGACATATGTGGAATGCGAGATCGACGCCTTTAAGAACTGCGACGAAAACCTCAGCGCCGAGCGTTTTGCCTGGAAGTTTGAAAAAGCAGTGCAAATCGCCCATGCCGACGTGCATCGGGCAACAACTCACAACAAAGGTGTTTTTAACGGTATAGACGCAGTAATCCTGGCCACGGGAAATGATTTCAGGGCCATTGAAGCCGGAGGTCATACTTATGCGGCCAGAAACGGAAAATACGCGAGCCTCACTGACATCAAAATAGAAAATAACCGTTTTCACTACAGCCTTACAATCCCCATGGCATTAGGAACTGTTGGCGGCTTAACAGGACTCCATCCCCTTGCCAAATTTTCATTGGGCTTGCTGAATAACCCGGATGCCGAACAGCTTATGATGATCGCGGCATCCGTGGGTCTGGCCAATAACTTTGGTGCCGTCAAATCTCTTATAACCAAAGGCATTCAAATTGGCCATATGCGCATGCACTTATATAATATCCTGAACCATATAGGTGTTTCACCGCAGGAAAAAAACAAGGCAGTTGAGTATTTTAAAGATAAAAAGGTATCTTTCAGTTCTGTAAATGAATTGATCGCAAATCTGAGATCTAATTAA
- a CDS encoding GHMP kinase, translating into MKNITLHSNGKLLLSGEYLVMQGALALALPLIKGQSLNISPVHGNRLLWESTDTEGIWFSCEINLNSWDIISTSDPLKASKLIEIIRMAAILNPRFLIHDQGYKVQSNLEFSKEWGWGSSSTLYTNIANWAEIDPFTLYFALENGSGYDIACAHAKQAVLYQLRGKDPVYQEIDFNPPFRANLAFIYSGKKQDTRTSILEFRSEISKHTTESEQITQITKEIADSRKLNDFLYFLKEHEKIISSLLGMKMIQEAEFGDFEGITKSLGAWGGDFLLAASNNGIEYIRQYFQNKGLNIIYGFDQIIRHDGSNNAK; encoded by the coding sequence TTGAAGAATATCACCCTACATTCCAACGGGAAACTGCTGCTCAGCGGTGAATACCTCGTGATGCAGGGTGCTCTTGCCCTTGCCCTGCCTCTCATTAAAGGTCAATCCCTGAATATCAGCCCGGTACATGGGAACAGACTTCTATGGGAAAGCACAGATACTGAAGGAATATGGTTTTCCTGCGAAATTAACCTGAACTCATGGGACATTATTTCCACATCAGATCCCTTAAAAGCATCTAAACTCATTGAAATAATCAGGATGGCAGCCATTCTGAATCCCCGTTTTCTGATCCACGATCAAGGATATAAGGTACAAAGTAATCTGGAGTTTTCGAAAGAATGGGGATGGGGTAGTAGTTCTACACTATATACCAACATTGCAAATTGGGCAGAAATTGATCCTTTCACCCTATATTTTGCTTTGGAAAACGGTTCAGGTTATGATATTGCCTGCGCTCATGCAAAACAGGCAGTTTTATATCAACTTAGAGGAAAAGACCCTGTATACCAGGAAATTGACTTCAACCCTCCTTTCCGGGCTAATTTAGCTTTCATCTATTCCGGAAAAAAACAGGATACCAGAACAAGTATCCTTGAATTTAGGTCAGAAATTAGCAAACATACTACTGAATCCGAACAGATTACCCAGATTACCAAAGAAATAGCAGATAGCCGTAAACTCAACGATTTTCTCTATTTCCTCAAAGAACATGAAAAGATCATCAGCTCCCTCCTGGGAATGAAAATGATACAGGAAGCAGAGTTTGGAGATTTTGAAGGTATCACCAAATCACTGGGCGCCTGGGGAGGTGATTTTCTTTTGGCTGCCAGTAACAATGGCATTGAATATATCCGGCAGTACTTCCAAAATAAAGGACTGAATATAATTTACGGATTTGACCAAATCATCAGACATGATGGGAGCAATAATGCAAAATAA
- the mvaD gene encoding diphosphomevalonate decarboxylase: protein MMGAIMQNNNRLEGTISWRSPSNIALIKYWGKFDGQIPANPSLSMTLKNAYTETVLQYQPANTNSPEILVDGNQSEKFTTRIQNYFEKLQKHFPEIGSFSFRIKTHNTFPHSAGIASSASGFSALALCLLTWHENIRGNNYDDFFRMASDLARQGSGSASRSVYGGMTVWGNHPDVAGSSDYFAIPVPVKVHPLFADLKDTILIVDSGEKQVSSSMGHASMTGHPFAEARYRQANANLSSILKAITTGNWQVFQDITENEALTLHSLMMSAQNGYTLLKPDTLNILQEIKKIREQRQLNVCFTLDAGPNVHLIYPASESDAIKPWIEKTLPGYCENHHRIEDETGNGPVLLKNEKR from the coding sequence ATGATGGGAGCAATAATGCAAAATAACAATCGTCTTGAGGGAACCATTTCCTGGAGAAGCCCATCGAATATAGCCCTGATCAAATACTGGGGGAAATTCGACGGGCAGATCCCAGCCAACCCTTCCCTTAGCATGACACTGAAGAATGCCTATACGGAAACCGTTTTGCAATATCAGCCGGCCAATACTAACTCTCCTGAAATCCTTGTTGATGGTAATCAATCTGAGAAATTCACGACCCGGATACAGAATTATTTTGAAAAGCTCCAGAAACATTTCCCGGAGATAGGATCTTTTTCATTCAGGATAAAAACTCACAACACTTTCCCACATTCAGCGGGCATTGCATCCTCGGCATCCGGATTCAGCGCCCTGGCTTTATGCCTGCTCACGTGGCACGAAAACATCCGTGGTAATAATTACGATGATTTTTTCAGGATGGCATCCGATTTGGCCCGTCAAGGTTCAGGAAGTGCCTCACGGTCGGTTTACGGTGGAATGACGGTCTGGGGGAACCATCCCGATGTTGCGGGTTCATCAGATTACTTTGCCATTCCCGTTCCTGTGAAAGTTCATCCCCTGTTCGCCGACCTGAAAGATACCATATTAATTGTCGATTCAGGTGAAAAACAGGTTTCAAGTTCCATGGGACATGCATCCATGACCGGTCATCCCTTTGCAGAAGCCCGCTACAGACAGGCTAATGCTAACCTCTCTTCCATCCTGAAGGCTATTACAACCGGAAACTGGCAGGTTTTCCAGGATATCACCGAAAATGAGGCATTGACTTTGCATTCCCTCATGATGTCAGCCCAGAATGGTTATACCCTGCTTAAACCGGATACTTTAAATATTTTGCAGGAAATAAAGAAAATACGGGAACAAAGGCAATTAAATGTTTGTTTTACCCTAGACGCCGGGCCAAATGTGCATTTAATCTACCCTGCTTCAGAATCGGATGCAATAAAGCCATGGATTGAAAAAACACTTCCTGGATATTGTGAAAACCATCACAGGATTGAGGATGAAACCGGTAACGGACCTGTACTGTTAAAAAACGAAAAACGATGA
- a CDS encoding mevalonate kinase — protein MKNISSKFYAKILLFGEYSVICDSMGLTIPYAHFEGTFSFINQDSNKNYDEAIRSNRHLKKYADHLALLRLEGEYFSGMDLEQLFRDIDAGLYFRSNIPQGYGIGSSGALVAAIYERYGNSGLNPGQPIGPEKTNDLKKTFALMESYFHGTSSGLDPLLCFLQRPLLIRNKTDIQFVNIPPNQFSRQGAIFLLDSGKPGKTQPLVKHFMNQCKVTAFNDRIQSELIPLNDQCITSLLKADTEVFTDSLQKLSAFQLHNFSAMIPAHFRNIWEDGLNHGKFSMKLCGSGGGGFMLAFANHYESAVADLQHRGLEFITVYKNSAGVKAPSFIFV, from the coding sequence ATGAAGAACATTAGCAGCAAATTTTATGCAAAGATATTGCTGTTCGGAGAGTACAGTGTCATTTGCGATTCTATGGGATTAACCATCCCCTACGCTCATTTCGAGGGGACATTCAGCTTTATTAACCAGGATTCCAATAAAAACTATGATGAGGCCATCCGCTCCAACCGCCACTTGAAAAAATATGCTGACCATCTTGCACTATTACGACTCGAAGGCGAATATTTTTCAGGAATGGATCTCGAACAGCTTTTCCGGGATATTGATGCAGGACTATACTTTCGTTCAAACATTCCACAAGGCTATGGCATTGGTAGCTCAGGAGCCCTTGTAGCAGCTATCTATGAACGCTATGGCAACAGTGGTTTAAACCCTGGTCAGCCTATTGGCCCGGAGAAAACAAACGATCTTAAGAAAACATTTGCCCTTATGGAATCCTATTTCCATGGAACCAGTTCCGGCCTCGACCCACTGCTTTGTTTTCTTCAGCGACCCTTGCTTATCCGAAATAAAACCGATATCCAGTTTGTGAATATCCCTCCTAACCAGTTTTCCCGACAAGGTGCCATATTCCTCCTGGATTCAGGTAAACCAGGAAAAACCCAGCCCCTGGTGAAGCATTTTATGAATCAGTGCAAAGTCACTGCTTTCAACGACAGAATTCAATCGGAACTGATACCCCTCAACGATCAATGCATCACATCCCTGCTTAAGGCTGATACGGAGGTGTTTACAGATAGTCTGCAAAAACTATCGGCGTTCCAGCTACATAATTTTTCGGCCATGATCCCTGCCCATTTCCGGAATATTTGGGAAGATGGCCTTAATCATGGGAAATTCTCGATGAAACTATGCGGTTCAGGAGGTGGCGGTTTTATGCTGGCTTTTGCCAATCATTACGAGTCTGCTGTTGCTGACCTGCAACATCGTGGTTTGGAATTTATTACAGTATATAAAAATTCTGCCGGTGTTAAGGCTCCTTCCTTTATATTTGTATAA
- the ade gene encoding adenine deaminase — translation MKNYFSVSGHIIDVVTGRIFDGTVFAENGRIIRIEETSNVPDQYIIPGLIDAHIHIESSMLVPSEFARIAVTHGTVATVSDPHEIANVLGIPGIMFMIENGKKTPFKFFFGASSCVPATGFESSGAILGPDEVRKLLEMPEIHYLSEMMNYPGVISQDAEVMNKINIAHGLDKPVDGHAPGLMGEDARKYIAAGISTDHECYMIEEAREKVALGMKILIREGSAAKNFNELIPLLAENPEMVMFCSDDRHPDDLVKEHINSHVKRALNMGYNPIDVLRAASLNPVKHYKLDAGLLQPGDPADFIVVDNLQEFNILKTYINGEKVSENGVSLLTSIQTEPINNFNAQRIKTEDFQLQATGDHIRVIQAIDGQLITGSLESKAIRNGDFAESSPMDDILKIAVINRYDPAIPAIGFIKGFGLKEGAIASSVAHDSHNIIVTGATDEAMAEAANLLIEHKGGIAAIGKDFKHILPLPVAGLMSDKDGYQVASDYELADKQAKKLGSELHAPYMTLSFMALLVIPQLKLSDKGLFDAKNFRFTKIFS, via the coding sequence ATGAAGAATTACTTTTCTGTTTCTGGTCATATCATAGATGTTGTGACCGGAAGGATCTTTGACGGTACCGTTTTTGCAGAGAATGGCAGGATAATAAGAATTGAGGAAACCTCAAATGTCCCGGATCAATATATTATACCAGGACTGATTGATGCCCACATACACATCGAAAGTTCCATGCTCGTTCCCTCCGAATTTGCCAGGATTGCCGTTACGCACGGAACCGTTGCCACGGTGTCGGATCCTCATGAAATTGCCAATGTATTGGGTATCCCCGGAATCATGTTCATGATAGAAAACGGCAAGAAAACACCTTTCAAATTCTTTTTCGGTGCTTCCTCATGCGTGCCTGCCACCGGTTTTGAATCCTCCGGTGCAATCCTTGGGCCTGATGAAGTCAGGAAACTCCTGGAAATGCCCGAAATCCACTATCTTTCCGAAATGATGAATTATCCCGGAGTTATTTCCCAGGATGCTGAGGTAATGAACAAAATCAACATTGCCCATGGACTGGATAAACCGGTCGACGGCCATGCCCCCGGCCTCATGGGCGAGGATGCACGAAAATACATTGCAGCAGGGATAAGCACTGACCATGAATGTTATATGATCGAAGAGGCACGGGAGAAGGTGGCTTTGGGCATGAAAATTCTCATCAGGGAAGGTAGTGCTGCCAAGAATTTCAATGAGCTTATACCCTTGCTGGCTGAAAATCCTGAAATGGTGATGTTCTGCTCTGACGACCGCCACCCCGATGACCTTGTTAAAGAACACATAAACAGCCATGTTAAAAGGGCATTGAACATGGGTTACAACCCTATTGACGTTTTAAGAGCCGCATCCCTCAACCCTGTTAAACATTATAAACTCGATGCAGGATTGCTCCAACCCGGAGATCCCGCCGATTTTATCGTGGTCGATAACCTGCAGGAATTCAATATCCTGAAAACCTATATCAATGGCGAAAAAGTATCAGAAAATGGGGTATCACTCTTAACATCTATACAAACAGAACCGATCAACAATTTTAATGCTCAAAGGATTAAAACGGAGGATTTTCAACTGCAAGCTACCGGTGACCATATCCGCGTGATCCAAGCAATCGATGGTCAGCTTATAACTGGCAGCCTCGAGTCCAAAGCAATACGTAATGGAGATTTTGCTGAAAGTAGTCCTATGGATGACATCCTGAAAATTGCCGTTATTAACCGTTATGATCCTGCCATACCAGCTATCGGATTTATCAAAGGATTTGGACTTAAAGAAGGTGCTATCGCATCCTCAGTGGCACACGACAGCCATAATATCATCGTTACCGGAGCTACTGATGAAGCCATGGCTGAAGCCGCCAACCTTTTAATAGAGCACAAAGGAGGTATTGCTGCCATTGGAAAGGATTTCAAGCATATACTTCCCCTTCCTGTCGCAGGACTGATGTCTGATAAGGATGGATACCAGGTCGCCAGTGATTACGAATTGGCCGATAAACAGGCAAAAAAACTCGGATCTGAACTACATGCTCCATATATGACTCTGTCTTTTATGGCTCTCCTGGTTATTCCACAATTAAAACTCAGTGATAAAGGACTTTTTGATGCGAAAAACTTCCGTTTTACCAAAATTTTTTCTTAG
- a CDS encoding metalloregulator ArsR/SmtB family transcription factor, with translation MGKLKLEITKLESAASKLRAIAHPMRIAIIELLNNGAKMSVTEIYKKLNIEQASASHHLNILKNKGVLESKRDGKKIFYSLKSQTLKEIIDCINRCNEE, from the coding sequence ATGGGAAAATTAAAATTAGAAATCACAAAACTGGAAAGTGCAGCCAGTAAATTACGGGCTATAGCACATCCGATGAGAATTGCCATCATTGAGCTTTTGAACAATGGTGCGAAAATGAGCGTTACGGAAATCTATAAAAAACTCAACATTGAGCAGGCTTCTGCCTCACATCATCTGAATATCCTTAAAAATAAAGGTGTTCTGGAATCAAAAAGGGATGGAAAGAAAATCTTTTACTCCCTTAAGAGTCAGACTTTAAAGGAGATCATTGATTGCATTAACAGGTGCAATGAAGAATAG
- a CDS encoding Ig-like domain-containing protein, with amino-acid sequence MLVAVRCANPVAPTGGSKDTNPPVIIALEPPNGTTDFQEGQFRLSFDEFIQLNNVNDEVFLSPPAELPEFKLKGRSVQVTFEGDLEDSTTYSVFFGKAISDLNEGNVLPYFTYVFSTGPVLDSMSIMGEVVNAFDLKPQKDVLVMLYKSSYDTIPLDSVPYLVRPLYVTRTIEEGVFVLNNLRPGHFKIFALNDINKNFLFDLPNEDIAFLDSLIVPEYFSTPVLDTLVPDTIGVAMDSIVQDSGYYMIVGNDTIRVFEEDQGQDSIPVLEEFQEQDSIMADTSLVLQDTLLTDSVATQEKPDYNHYRLSMFREVDSTQRLLEAKLEKEAFLRFVFRFPVKHPHIVVSDTVVGDEWKTEEWNRGRDTLVYWIRNAFTDSLNLIISDDTLVLDTVKVPLIQTVRKGRINKQDKKPEPLKFSTNLRGGKMDLNGKASMIFEYPVTNFDFSQVLLIEEADTQFFAPVFIDTPVNRRLLFDIPWKESASYEIIIPDSILTDLTGKQNDSLNFRFGTLSPEDYGILRMKVSISDSLNPYVVQLLDGKEKVLREAVVEGEASLEFQYLQPAKYVIKAIQDRNRNGRWDSGNYLKGIQPEKVYYFPESIEIRGNWEMDEEWNLIPE; translated from the coding sequence ATGCTTGTAGCGGTGCGTTGTGCCAATCCGGTAGCGCCTACGGGAGGGAGTAAAGACACCAATCCCCCGGTCATCATTGCCCTTGAGCCACCTAATGGCACTACTGATTTTCAGGAAGGACAATTTCGTTTGTCGTTTGATGAATTTATACAACTCAATAATGTAAACGACGAGGTATTTTTATCCCCACCTGCGGAATTACCTGAATTCAAGCTAAAAGGAAGATCCGTGCAGGTTACTTTCGAGGGGGATCTGGAAGACAGCACAACCTATTCGGTATTTTTCGGTAAAGCCATCAGCGACCTCAATGAAGGGAATGTGTTGCCCTATTTCACCTATGTTTTCTCTACAGGTCCGGTGCTTGATTCCATGAGCATCATGGGTGAGGTTGTGAATGCTTTTGATCTTAAGCCTCAGAAAGATGTACTGGTCATGTTGTATAAGTCATCATACGATACCATTCCCCTTGATTCGGTACCTTACCTGGTGCGGCCCCTTTATGTTACCCGAACCATAGAAGAAGGCGTTTTTGTACTGAACAACCTCCGTCCCGGTCATTTTAAGATATTTGCACTGAACGATATCAATAAGAATTTCCTGTTTGATCTTCCCAATGAGGATATCGCATTCCTGGATTCTCTTATTGTTCCGGAGTATTTTTCAACGCCTGTATTGGACACCTTGGTGCCGGATACAATTGGGGTTGCAATGGATTCCATCGTGCAGGATTCCGGTTATTATATGATAGTGGGGAATGATACCATACGTGTTTTTGAGGAGGATCAAGGACAGGATTCCATACCGGTGTTGGAGGAATTTCAGGAACAGGATTCCATTATGGCGGATACAAGCCTGGTGTTGCAGGATACATTGTTAACAGACAGTGTTGCAACTCAGGAAAAGCCGGATTACAATCATTATAGATTATCCATGTTCCGGGAGGTAGACTCAACTCAGCGTTTGCTGGAAGCAAAGCTGGAAAAAGAAGCATTTTTGCGTTTTGTTTTCCGTTTTCCTGTTAAGCATCCCCATATTGTTGTTAGCGATACTGTGGTTGGGGATGAATGGAAGACGGAAGAATGGAACCGGGGAAGGGATACTCTTGTTTACTGGATAAGGAATGCGTTTACAGATTCCTTGAATCTGATTATCTCTGATGATACTCTTGTTTTGGATACAGTTAAGGTACCGCTTATTCAAACTGTACGGAAAGGCAGGATTAATAAGCAGGACAAGAAACCGGAACCTTTGAAGTTTTCTACCAATCTTCGGGGAGGAAAGATGGATCTGAACGGGAAGGCATCCATGATCTTTGAATATCCGGTGACGAATTTTGATTTTTCTCAGGTATTGTTAATTGAGGAGGCGGATACACAGTTCTTTGCTCCCGTTTTTATTGACACACCGGTCAACAGACGACTTTTATTCGATATACCCTGGAAGGAGTCTGCTTCCTACGAGATTATCATACCCGATTCCATTCTGACAGATTTAACCGGAAAGCAGAATGACAGCCTGAATTTCCGTTTTGGCACTCTTTCACCGGAAGATTACGGCATATTGAGAATGAAAGTAAGCATTTCCGACAGTCTTAACCCTTATGTTGTCCAATTGCTCGACGGCAAAGAAAAAGTATTGCGGGAAGCTGTGGTAGAAGGGGAGGCATCCCTGGAGTTTCAATATCTTCAGCCTGCAAAATATGTAATCAAAGCAATCCAGGACAGGAACCGGAACGGCCGTTGGGATTCAGGCAATTATTTGAAAGGTATTCAGCCCGAAAAAGTTTATTACTTTCCTGAAAGCATTGAAATCCGAGGCAATTGGGAGATGGATGAAGAATGGAACCTGATTCCGGAATAA